A region of Rhodohalobacter barkolensis DNA encodes the following proteins:
- a CDS encoding glycosyltransferase, whose product MMVISEKISLIIPIYNVEKYLEKCLLSVANQEYENLEVILVNDGSTDSSREIAKKFTDANDHFKLINQKNRGRSGARNRGLKEASGKYVIFLDSDDFIDRQMISKLYQQITKHNADIAKCGYLMFENQTKKIKKFRIDMPKVTVIETGKDMMMTYLNGKIDMVVWNAIYRRGLFDKIRFPEGLEYEDHYITPEILSKAQKFVYTPEIYCYYRKRRGAITLESKPKDLHDKVRSLNRIYEVLVKMDLLEQASGLYSIYFYKLLKNYHNALVYIAPGKLKKGKLAVKSSIYDEAFDFAVESERLTEKEIRMIRLMKKSHYLYFIVQKWDILKSVFKESCSRNSTNRYPAPNEIPEKHINNLSMYA is encoded by the coding sequence ATGATGGTAATAAGTGAAAAGATCTCTTTAATAATACCAATCTATAATGTGGAAAAGTATCTGGAAAAATGCCTTCTATCGGTAGCGAACCAGGAATATGAAAACCTTGAGGTCATTTTAGTAAATGACGGGTCAACGGATAGTAGTAGAGAAATTGCAAAAAAATTTACGGATGCGAATGACCATTTTAAATTGATAAATCAGAAAAATCGCGGCAGGTCCGGAGCGAGAAACCGCGGGCTGAAAGAAGCTTCGGGCAAATATGTGATTTTTTTAGATAGTGATGATTTCATTGACAGGCAGATGATCTCAAAGCTTTATCAACAAATAACAAAGCATAATGCAGATATCGCAAAGTGTGGTTATTTAATGTTTGAAAATCAAACCAAAAAAATTAAGAAATTTAGAATCGACATGCCTAAAGTTACCGTAATAGAAACCGGAAAAGACATGATGATGACCTATCTGAATGGTAAGATAGATATGGTTGTTTGGAACGCGATTTACAGACGTGGCCTATTTGATAAAATCAGGTTTCCCGAAGGCCTGGAGTATGAAGATCACTACATAACCCCCGAAATTCTTTCAAAGGCTCAAAAATTTGTTTACACACCGGAGATCTATTGTTACTACAGAAAAAGGAGGGGGGCAATTACGCTCGAATCTAAACCGAAAGATTTACATGATAAAGTAAGATCATTAAACAGAATTTATGAAGTTCTAGTAAAAATGGATCTGCTTGAACAAGCTTCTGGACTCTATTCTATATATTTTTATAAGTTGCTGAAAAATTATCACAATGCATTGGTGTATATTGCTCCTGGGAAGCTGAAGAAGGGTAAACTTGCAGTTAAAAGTTCAATATATGATGAAGCGTTTGATTTTGCAGTGGAAAGTGAACGTTTAACGGAGAAAGAAATAAGAATGATTCGACTGATGAAGAAATCTCACTATCTGTACTTTATTGTACAGAAATGGGATATATTGAAATCTGTTTTCAAAGAAAGTTGCAGTAGAAACAGCACTAATAGATATCCGGCGCCTAATGAAATACCGGAAAAACATATAAATAATTTATCAATGTATGCCTGA
- a CDS encoding ATP-grasp fold amidoligase family protein — MKQYIKRITEALKCRVLPPRLFIRSIYRKRTGKKLNLSSPKTFSEKIQWLKLYYKNPLLTRMADKAESKKIVKERVGPEYVIPSFKVYNRADDINHSELPEQFALKATHGSGWNIIETSKESISEKEIRDYFRYWLKKSYYIGSKEWAYKHIQPRVVCEELIFNADGTLPEDYKFFCFNGTPTYVQVDHGRFEKHTRSFYDAEWNKMPFSIGYPLEETVAEKPRNLEKMFEIAAVLSEELPFLRVDMYNVNGKIYIGELTCYPGNGLERFSEERWDHILGEKLNLDK, encoded by the coding sequence ATGAAACAGTATATCAAAAGAATAACAGAGGCTCTGAAGTGCAGGGTGTTGCCTCCCCGTCTATTTATAAGAAGTATCTATCGGAAGAGAACGGGTAAGAAGCTCAATCTTTCATCTCCTAAAACGTTCAGCGAAAAAATACAGTGGCTCAAATTATATTATAAAAATCCCCTGCTAACTCGGATGGCGGATAAAGCAGAGTCAAAAAAAATCGTTAAAGAGAGGGTGGGGCCTGAATATGTAATCCCATCCTTTAAAGTTTACAATCGTGCCGATGATATAAACCATAGTGAACTTCCGGAACAGTTTGCGCTGAAAGCTACACATGGTTCCGGATGGAATATTATTGAAACCAGCAAAGAGAGTATTTCAGAGAAGGAAATTCGGGACTATTTCAGATACTGGCTAAAAAAGAGCTACTATATTGGGTCAAAAGAGTGGGCCTACAAGCATATTCAGCCACGGGTTGTCTGTGAGGAGTTGATTTTTAATGCAGACGGAACCCTGCCCGAAGATTATAAATTCTTTTGTTTTAACGGCACACCCACTTACGTTCAGGTAGATCACGGGCGATTCGAAAAACATACCCGATCTTTTTATGATGCCGAATGGAACAAAATGCCTTTTTCAATTGGATATCCTTTAGAAGAAACGGTGGCTGAAAAACCGAGAAATTTAGAAAAAATGTTTGAAATAGCCGCAGTTTTATCTGAAGAATTACCTTTTCTGCGAGTGGATATGTATAACGTAAATGGGAAAATTTATATAGGCGAATTAACCTGCTACCCGGGGAATGGATTGGAGCGCTTCAGTGAAGAACGATGGGATCATATTCTGGGAGAAAAATTAAATCTTGATAAATAA
- a CDS encoding KdsC family phosphatase has product MTIQEKCREISLLLTDVDGVLTDGKLYYSHEGEAMKAFNIKDGMGVKLLQKSGITVGIVTGRKSDMVTIRASELGIEIVHQGIKDKEKTVTEIIHLLDISPAQTAYIGDDVNDLPAFSIAGLSACPADAAAKIRDIADYVCESKGGSGALREFAELILNSR; this is encoded by the coding sequence ATGACGATACAAGAGAAATGCAGGGAAATTTCCCTACTGCTCACCGACGTAGACGGTGTTCTTACGGATGGCAAGCTCTACTACTCCCATGAGGGGGAAGCAATGAAGGCCTTCAATATTAAGGATGGGATGGGTGTTAAGCTATTGCAAAAGTCCGGAATAACAGTTGGAATCGTTACGGGGCGAAAAAGTGATATGGTTACCATACGAGCCTCGGAGTTGGGGATTGAAATCGTGCATCAGGGTATAAAAGATAAGGAGAAGACCGTTACGGAAATTATCCACCTTCTTGATATCTCCCCTGCACAAACCGCGTATATCGGCGATGATGTGAATGATCTGCCGGCGTTCAGCATTGCAGGTCTATCCGCCTGCCCGGCTGATGCAGCCGCAAAAATAAGGGATATTGCGGATTATGTATGTGAAAGCAAAGGAGGAAGCGGGGCTCTCAGGGAATTTGCAGAATTAATTTTAAACTCAAGATAA
- a CDS encoding PQQ-dependent sugar dehydrogenase, with translation MGIIVWAAEPNTRKRECHVYLQEQRDDMFNKLKIVFFIGLMALIFIVGMGVAHFQLFPYQYLLGLRTSPVLEPLKNLVRYTAGSPDAIPAYIKNTALQRLLIKEVPLEKYPVSSSTYIVEAAGILHVVSTHGKFISFDLNSYERVESELPPVPMNLDKLIDSPLVGGISFAENHFRVLGVYTETDNKGKDQLYVTHHQYDDKGDCVSLAVSRLELNGEPETGDWETLFTPEPCMRTRVGQDGETQRFHIRQTTGGAMTSYGEDNILFSVGDYGFDGMIHESLSNLPESMFGKIYRLNKRTGEATVFAEGFRNPQGLYTDKEGTVWATDHGPYGGDELNIIREEDNYGWPEVTYGIEYGNKAWPHNPEQGKHEGFQKPEFVWMNAIAPTDILRLESTDSFKEWLGDLLIVSLLNRSLHRVRIGEDNRAIYSESIEIGHRIRNMQLLSNGAVALMTDGKVLIIIQDGGAVYEPESVQVKDRLEDLNRYDSFME, from the coding sequence TTGGGTATAATTGTATGGGCAGCAGAACCGAATACCCGAAAAAGAGAATGTCATGTTTATCTTCAGGAACAAAGAGACGACATGTTCAACAAGTTGAAAATTGTTTTTTTCATTGGTTTAATGGCACTCATTTTTATAGTGGGAATGGGGGTAGCACACTTTCAACTATTTCCCTATCAATACCTTTTGGGTTTGAGAACATCTCCAGTACTGGAACCGCTTAAAAATTTGGTTCGGTACACGGCCGGTTCACCGGATGCCATACCGGCTTATATTAAGAATACAGCGCTTCAGCGGCTTCTGATCAAAGAAGTACCATTGGAGAAATACCCGGTCTCGTCCTCTACGTACATCGTAGAAGCGGCCGGTATACTGCACGTTGTATCAACTCACGGTAAATTTATTTCGTTTGATTTGAACAGCTATGAAAGAGTGGAATCGGAACTGCCGCCCGTGCCGATGAACCTGGATAAACTGATTGATTCCCCGCTAGTTGGGGGCATTTCATTTGCTGAAAATCACTTCCGGGTGCTGGGAGTTTACACAGAAACAGACAATAAGGGGAAAGATCAACTCTATGTAACCCATCATCAGTATGACGATAAAGGTGACTGTGTGTCGCTTGCTGTAAGCCGGTTGGAGTTAAACGGCGAACCGGAAACCGGAGATTGGGAGACATTGTTCACGCCTGAACCCTGTATGCGTACAAGGGTAGGACAGGATGGTGAGACTCAGCGGTTTCACATTAGGCAGACAACCGGTGGGGCTATGACCTCATATGGAGAAGATAATATCCTTTTTTCAGTCGGTGACTACGGTTTTGACGGTATGATCCACGAATCATTGAGTAATCTGCCGGAAAGTATGTTTGGAAAAATTTACCGGCTAAATAAAAGAACCGGTGAAGCAACCGTATTTGCTGAGGGGTTCCGTAACCCGCAAGGATTATATACCGACAAAGAAGGTACTGTCTGGGCTACGGATCACGGACCGTATGGAGGGGATGAACTGAACATAATACGTGAGGAAGATAATTACGGTTGGCCTGAAGTGACCTATGGAATTGAATACGGAAATAAGGCCTGGCCACACAATCCTGAACAGGGGAAGCATGAAGGATTTCAGAAACCGGAGTTTGTATGGATGAATGCAATTGCACCCACGGATATCCTTCGATTGGAGTCGACTGATTCATTTAAAGAGTGGCTAGGCGATCTGTTGATAGTGTCCCTGCTGAACCGTAGCCTCCACAGGGTTCGCATCGGTGAAGATAATAGGGCAATTTACAGTGAGAGCATTGAAATCGGGCACCGCATTCGCAATATGCAGTTGCTTTCGAACGGGGCCGTAGCTTTGATGACCGATGGTAAAGTGCTTATTATTATACAAGATGGAGGAGCTGTTTATGAACCGGAAAGCGTACAAGTAAAAGATAGACTTGAAGATTTAAACAGGTATGACAGTTTTATGGAATAA
- the kdsB gene encoding 3-deoxy-manno-octulosonate cytidylyltransferase: MNLFHITAIIPARYQSSRLPYKILHKLDGKSMLQWVHERASQSEGIDEVVIATDHELIQEEAERFGATAMMTSADHQSGTDRIAEAAEKFPDADVFVNVQGDQPFLESSMIEKLIEPYRLGLEPDMATLACPLDQQEIGNPNTVKVAVNRKNIAMFFTRSPIPYFRNQVEDLPVYQHVGLYAYSAAALQKISRLNASKLELAEGLEQMRALEEGLSIYVSTYDKMVPEINTLEDLEKAQEMGLIDNYTLYNKEE; this comes from the coding sequence ATGAACTTATTTCATATAACTGCTATAATTCCCGCCCGATATCAATCATCACGCCTGCCCTATAAAATCCTTCATAAACTTGACGGGAAATCGATGCTTCAATGGGTGCATGAACGTGCGTCTCAATCAGAAGGAATAGATGAAGTAGTCATAGCGACAGACCATGAGCTGATCCAGGAAGAAGCTGAGCGATTTGGTGCAACCGCAATGATGACCTCTGCAGACCATCAAAGCGGCACAGACAGAATTGCTGAAGCTGCAGAAAAATTTCCCGATGCGGATGTATTCGTAAATGTACAGGGCGATCAGCCATTCTTAGAATCATCTATGATTGAAAAACTCATTGAACCTTATCGACTGGGGTTAGAGCCGGACATGGCAACACTGGCCTGCCCGCTTGACCAGCAGGAGATCGGCAACCCAAACACGGTGAAGGTTGCCGTGAACCGGAAGAATATTGCGATGTTTTTTACGCGCTCCCCCATCCCATATTTTAGAAATCAAGTTGAAGACCTGCCTGTCTACCAGCATGTGGGCCTCTACGCGTACAGCGCTGCTGCGCTACAGAAAATAAGCAGACTAAACGCATCCAAATTGGAACTTGCCGAAGGACTTGAACAGATGCGGGCTTTGGAGGAGGGTCTATCCATTTATGTTTCAACCTATGATAAAATGGTACCGGAAATCAATACCTTGGAAGATCTTGAAAAGGCACAAGAGATGGGATTAATCGATAACTATACACTATATAATAAAGAAGAATGA
- a CDS encoding putative nucleotide-diphospho-sugar transferase → MLKIIKRITGRAKKELTKITKYLRFHGYHNLQVLRKTLRKGHKSDHIIICGPDLRGSSILHDVIRNCTSSINFSSKKNISALDTQSLFKKSILTYEPTDLFSVNEIDDLLSKFRNLKFIVIIRDPRSLLTEVHPDIPWQYFQSWDYGFYIEPNQSFTRPGVGKAFNEIERLKEAGKFQFKIIRYEDFLEKPDDIQDEISEFADIEFSKSFSDCLTNTDKFDNTNFGFIQKKTDQISKAWKSTEHAERLNRLSKLFPDILEYIKKHNYPIDEKVNDQVRTDTNINNGTLVAMHTPDKVYTNEAKRMRASLDRLGIKHSVDELPGVDKIAGVEDPENYPDWFIQKLARYYKPTWLRKKRQQIRGALLYCDVDAFIHKNPWEYLHLYEGDMAVFSRRNGDINSGTIWINDTEGAKDFLKLWEKKCLEKRAEIFKSWPNVKPSPSDQVILTEIVIENNNLARYKIQRLPPSMLHIFPFDGSFNEDIYIEHLQASRVAKSKVSQGTRLLKKERDRRIIELEDLF, encoded by the coding sequence ATGTTAAAAATCATAAAAAGAATCACTGGTAGAGCTAAAAAAGAATTAACAAAAATTACTAAGTACTTGCGGTTTCACGGGTATCATAATCTCCAAGTACTCAGAAAGACTCTTAGAAAAGGCCATAAATCTGACCACATCATCATATGCGGGCCTGATTTAAGAGGTTCGTCCATTCTGCATGACGTCATCAGAAATTGTACTTCAAGTATAAACTTCAGCAGTAAAAAAAATATTTCAGCTCTTGATACGCAAAGTCTTTTCAAGAAAAGCATTCTAACCTATGAACCCACAGATCTTTTTTCTGTAAATGAAATAGATGATCTGTTAAGTAAGTTTAGGAACCTTAAGTTTATTGTAATAATCAGAGACCCAAGAAGCTTACTAACTGAAGTTCATCCAGATATCCCATGGCAGTATTTTCAGTCTTGGGATTATGGTTTTTATATAGAGCCCAATCAGAGTTTTACAAGACCCGGAGTAGGGAAAGCTTTTAATGAGATAGAAAGGCTTAAAGAAGCTGGTAAATTTCAATTTAAGATTATTCGCTATGAAGATTTTTTAGAAAAACCTGACGATATACAGGATGAAATCTCCGAATTTGCCGATATTGAATTTTCAAAATCTTTTTCAGATTGCTTAACAAATACAGACAAATTCGACAACACTAATTTTGGCTTCATACAGAAAAAAACAGATCAAATATCTAAAGCATGGAAAAGCACAGAACATGCCGAACGATTAAACAGATTATCTAAGTTGTTCCCCGATATTCTTGAGTATATAAAAAAACACAATTACCCAATAGATGAAAAAGTAAACGATCAAGTACGTACAGATACAAACATAAATAATGGGACTTTAGTCGCTATGCACACTCCCGACAAAGTTTATACTAACGAAGCAAAACGAATGAGGGCATCTCTTGATCGGCTTGGTATTAAACATTCTGTTGATGAGCTACCGGGTGTAGACAAAATTGCGGGAGTTGAAGATCCTGAAAACTACCCTGATTGGTTTATCCAAAAACTTGCCAGATATTATAAACCAACATGGCTGAGGAAAAAACGGCAACAAATACGAGGAGCGCTTCTCTATTGCGATGTAGATGCTTTTATCCATAAAAATCCATGGGAATACTTACACCTTTATGAGGGAGATATGGCAGTTTTTTCCCGACGAAATGGTGATATAAACTCTGGTACAATCTGGATTAATGATACCGAAGGAGCGAAAGATTTTTTAAAATTATGGGAAAAAAAATGCCTTGAAAAGCGTGCGGAAATTTTTAAATCCTGGCCAAATGTTAAACCATCTCCAAGTGACCAGGTCATTCTTACAGAAATTGTAATTGAAAACAATAATTTGGCTAGGTATAAAATTCAAAGATTACCACCATCCATGCTTCACATTTTTCCCTTTGATGGTAGTTTTAATGAAGACATCTATATTGAACATTTACAAGCGAGTAGGGTCGCAAAATCTAAAGTATCTCAGGGTACCCGTTTATTAAAGAAAGAGCGCGATCGTCGTATTATAGAGTTAGAAGATCTATTTTAA
- a CDS encoding KpsF/GutQ family sugar-phosphate isomerase, translating to MKVSAINTLTIEADAITSLIDRLDQSFNDAVSFIFQSKGRLIITGMGKSGVIGMKLTATFSSTGTPSFFLHPAEAIHGDLGMLQPDDVVLALSYSGETDELLKIVPFLKDYSSGLVAMTGNANSTLARAANLHIDVKVAKEACPNNLAPTASTTATLAMGDALAIAVMELRNFKPEQFARYHPGGSLGRKLLTKVADIMHSKNLPIVSADTPIKEVVQAMSNGRMGLVIVRQNGSSPTGIITDGDLRRAMENKEDRFFRLKAENIMTSNAKTIKPDIKLSEAEQMMNELKISALIVQDNNEIHGVVQIFDIQ from the coding sequence ATGAAGGTTTCAGCTATAAACACTTTAACAATAGAAGCTGACGCTATTACAAGCCTGATTGACCGATTGGATCAGAGTTTTAATGATGCTGTCTCTTTTATCTTTCAGTCAAAAGGTCGCCTTATTATCACGGGCATGGGGAAATCGGGAGTGATCGGGATGAAGCTGACGGCTACTTTTTCAAGTACAGGCACGCCATCCTTTTTCCTCCATCCCGCAGAAGCCATTCACGGTGATCTGGGAATGCTGCAGCCCGATGATGTTGTACTGGCTCTTTCCTACTCAGGTGAGACAGACGAACTACTGAAAATCGTTCCTTTTTTAAAAGATTACTCATCCGGCCTGGTGGCCATGACCGGGAATGCAAACTCCACACTGGCACGAGCCGCTAATCTTCACATTGACGTAAAAGTGGCTAAAGAGGCGTGCCCTAACAATCTTGCACCCACAGCCTCAACCACTGCTACGCTTGCCATGGGTGATGCCCTGGCTATAGCCGTTATGGAATTGCGAAACTTTAAACCTGAACAGTTTGCCAGGTATCACCCCGGTGGATCATTGGGCCGAAAACTTCTCACAAAAGTTGCCGATATCATGCATTCCAAGAATTTACCTATCGTATCTGCCGATACTCCAATCAAAGAGGTGGTTCAGGCCATGTCGAATGGCCGAATGGGTTTGGTTATTGTCAGGCAAAATGGTTCATCCCCAACTGGTATTATTACCGACGGAGATCTGCGCCGTGCCATGGAAAACAAAGAAGACCGGTTCTTTAGACTGAAGGCAGAGAATATCATGACATCCAATGCTAAAACCATTAAACCGGATATTAAACTAAGTGAAGCAGAACAGATGATGAACGAGCTTAAAATATCTGCCTTAATCGTGCAGGACAATAATGAAATTCATGGTGTTGTGCAGATTTTTGATATTCAGTAG
- the kdsA gene encoding 3-deoxy-8-phosphooctulonate synthase, producing the protein MSTQSNNLYNQIESKTTFILGPCVIESIELLHTVAKQVNKLQDETDAVFIFKSSFDKANRTAVTSFRGPGLEKGLEMLAEVKEEYGLYITTDIHEPYQAEKAGQVADILQIPAFLCRQTDLLLAAAETGKIVNIKKAQFLSGEDMLYPLEKVKSTGNNRVMLTERGNMHGYNNLVVDFRNIPDMIEYGVPVVMDCTHSVQRPGGLGGKTGGNREFVPYMAKAAKAFGANAFFIETHPNPEIAKSDGPNMLFLDKLEPLIKELVKS; encoded by the coding sequence ATGAGTACACAGAGTAACAACCTCTACAATCAAATAGAGAGTAAAACAACCTTTATACTGGGGCCATGCGTCATCGAAAGCATCGAGTTGCTGCATACCGTAGCAAAGCAGGTAAATAAGCTTCAAGATGAAACAGACGCCGTCTTCATTTTTAAATCCTCTTTCGACAAAGCGAACCGAACGGCCGTGACTTCATTTCGCGGACCGGGTCTTGAAAAAGGCCTTGAGATGCTGGCGGAGGTCAAAGAAGAATACGGCCTTTACATTACGACTGACATTCATGAACCGTACCAAGCAGAAAAGGCGGGTCAAGTAGCAGATATCCTTCAGATTCCGGCATTTCTGTGCCGGCAAACGGACCTGCTGCTCGCGGCTGCAGAGACCGGAAAAATCGTGAATATCAAAAAAGCACAGTTTCTCTCCGGAGAAGATATGCTCTATCCGCTTGAAAAAGTGAAGAGCACCGGAAATAACCGGGTGATGCTGACTGAACGGGGAAATATGCACGGGTACAACAACCTGGTGGTAGATTTCCGAAATATCCCTGACATGATAGAGTATGGCGTACCCGTAGTAATGGATTGTACCCACAGCGTACAGCGTCCCGGGGGGCTGGGTGGCAAAACCGGTGGAAACAGAGAATTTGTTCCATATATGGCAAAAGCTGCCAAAGCGTTCGGAGCAAATGCATTTTTTATAGAGACCCATCCCAATCCTGAAATAGCCAAATCGGACGGGCCGAACATGCTCTTTCTTGATAAGCTTGAACCCTTGATTAAAGAGTTGGTCAAATCATGA